The proteins below are encoded in one region of Ascaphus truei isolate aAscTru1 unplaced genomic scaffold, aAscTru1.hap1 HAP1_SCAFFOLD_1407, whole genome shotgun sequence:
- the LOC142475832 gene encoding histone H2B 1.1-like, which translates to MPEPAKSAPAAKKGSKKAVTKTQKKDGKKRRKSRKESYAIYVYKVLKQVHPDTGISSKAMGIMNSFVNDIFERIAGESSRLAHYNKRSTITSREIQTAVRLLLPGELAKHAVSEGTKAVTKYTSAK; encoded by the coding sequence ATGCCTGAACCAGCCAAGTCTGCGCCAGCGGCCAAGAAGGGCTCTAAGAAAGCCGTGACCAAGACCCagaagaaggatgggaagaaGCGTAGGAAGAGCAGGAAGGAAAGTTACGCGATCTACGTGTACAAAGTGCTGAAGCAGGTTCACCCTGACACCGGCATCTCCTCCAAGGCCATGGGCATCatgaactcctttgtgaatgaTATCTTCGAGCGCATCGCAGGGGAATCGTCCCGTCTGGCTCATTACAACAAGCGCTCGACCATCACTTCCCGGGAGATCCAGACCGCTGTGCGCCTGCTGCTGCCGGGAGAGCTGGCCAAGCACGCCGTGTCCGAGGGCACCAAGGCGGTCACCAAGTATACCAGCGCCAAGTAA